ACCGTGCAACCTTTCCccgaggaagaaggaggaggtagaAGGCAGTTGAGCAGAATCCTCTCATTAACCACTGCGTCACGGTGTAGTGGAAGGGCGGGCGGTGTGGCTTTTTGCCTGtgacacacacatccacacccgCTCACCCTGTGCTCACTCACAGGGGTcggtgtgtgttatgtgtgttggGCGTGTGTGTGTCGGTGGCTTTGTTTGTGTGTCTacgcctgtgtgtgtatgtctcacCCCGTAGGAGTGCGCCGGTCTCGGGGAGATGCCCGGCTCCTTCGTGCCAACGGTCACCGCAATCACCACCAGCCAGGACCTCCAGTGGCTCGTCCAacccaccctcatctcttccatgGCCCAGTCCCAGGGACAGCCGCTGGCCTCGCAACCTCCAGCTGTCGACCCTTATGACATGCCAGGAACCAGCTACTCAACCCCAGGCCTGAGTGCCTACGGCACTGGTGGGGCAAGCGGAAGTGGCGGGCCTTCAACCAGTACAACCACCAGTGGACCCGGGCCTACCCGCCCAGCCAGAGCCAGGCCCAGAAGACCCCGAGAAGAGACGGTAAGTATGAGGCCTCAGGAGCTGATGGGGGGAGCCTAGGGATGTGAGCTCAGCTTGCAGAGTGCCTGTTAGCATGCATGAAGGAGAGGGCCAGCACAGCATAAACCAAGACCTGTTCTGCAGACTTGCAACCCCAGCTctccagaggtggaggcaggaggaggggcgtttgaggccagcctggactgcaggagttggcctgggggtgggggaggtgggaggaggcaaCAGTAATGCAGTCACCGTTAAGCTGGGGGTCCTTTGGGGCCCCAAGATCGAAGGAACTtcatcctcccttctttcctgccaGTGAGGAGTAGTTTAGGGGGAGAGGAGTTTTCTCGGGGCTGAGAGAGGGATCCCCAAATCTCACAGTCCTCATCTCTTTGACTCAGCTTACTccggaagaggaggagaaacgAAGGGTTCGCAGAGAGCGGAACAAGCTGGCTGCAGCCAAGTGCAGAAATCGTCGGAGGGAGCTGACGGACCGACTGCAGGCGGTAAGGAGGGGTTCTGGGGGCTGTTCTGCCCCCTGTTTCTCACTGAGCCTGTGTCCTGAACCAGGGTTCCCCCTTAGGGAACGAGGGTCAATGCTGAGTGGCTTCATATGCATACTCAGACCCTTACCTGCTGACTTTCTGTTCCCCCCTTTCCCTGGCTTTCTCTCAGCCCAAGGGGACAAGATGGAGGAGATGGTTCTCTCAATTTGTCTTGGCTAAAGACGAATTTTTGCCTccatgcctttatttttatttttttctgagatggggCTCTGCCCCCTCTCCCAACTTGATAGCCCCAAGTCCCAGCTCTGTGAGTCCTGAGATGCCATCATCCTCTGCCTCCAATTCAATTATTTCATGCTAGGTCAGTTTCTTACCTGATGCCCCAGCCACCTACAGTTCTGAGCCTGAGCCGGTGGCGCCCAGCAAACccacttctttcctccttccacctcagTGCGAGGCTCCCCCCTGCGCCTTTATGCCTGCAGGCCATTCTCTTGCCCCTTTAAGCCGGGGCACATCTCTGCCTTCCTGCTGGGAGGCTGGAGGAAATGGGTAACAGAACCACACTAAAAACAGCACATAACCTTTGTTTACTCGCTccactgtttttctttaaaaaaaaaaacaacttgtttcctttatttatttatttgcctctgtttgagtgtgtgcaggtgtgccagagcacacacatggaggtcagagggcagttttcagagttggctctctccttccaccttgtgggtcccGGGAATCAGCTCAGTTTGTCAGGCTTGCTGGCTTGTCGCCTGAGCCATATTGTCCCCTTCGCCCCTTTAAGGCAGAGTGCTACTTAGTACAGGTTTCAAAGCCATAGTCCTCACTGCTGCCTTAGCCTCTGAATGCTGGGGTCAGAGGCGTTTTCACCCCCACACCGGCTCTGGAATTTTTGGCCATCAGAGACTTGCATTCTTGCCTGGCCTTTTCCCAACCATCTGTTGgtcagatggggaaactgaggctccgaGTCGCGTAGTCTACCAGGAGTCCCTCTCAGGGGGCGTTCCCCTCAGTCGGGAGGGAGCTGTCCAGCCCTCCCCGCGCCCCCTCAGCAGCTagagtgtgtgtggtggtgggtgaGCCACTTCGTGCAGCCGCTGACCAACGcctcctttcttctgtctccCATGACCTGGCCCTGCTGGCCTCCATCAGGAAACGGATCAGCTAGAAGAGGAAAAGGCAGAGCTGGAGTCGGAGATAGCGGAGctgcagaaagagaaggaacgCCTGGAGTTTGTCCTGGTGGCCCACAAACCGGGCTGCAAGATCCCCTACGAAGAGGGGCCGGGGCCAGGCCCGCTGGCCGAGGTGAGAGATTTGCCAGGGTCAACATCCGCTAAGGAAGACGGCTTCGGCTGGCTGCTGCCGCCCCCTCCACCACCGCCCCTGCCCTTCCAGACCAGCCGAGACGCACCCCCCAACCTGACGGCTTCTCTCTTTACACGCAGTGAAGTTCAAGCCCTCGGCGACCCCTTCCCCGTTGTTAGCCCTTCTTCGTACACTTCCTCGTTTGTCCTCACCTGCCCGGAGGTCTCAGCGTTCGCCGGCGCCCAACGCACCAGCGGCAGCGAGCAGCCGTCCGACCCCCTGAGCTCGCCCTCCCTTCTTGCTCTGTGAACTCTTTAagacaaacagaacaaacaaacgcGCAAGGAacacggaggaggaggaggggaaggtgcAGTCAGGGGCTGTGTGTGGACCCCTTGACTCTTCTGTCTGACCGACTGCCACCTCCGCCGCCCGACACGACGGAAGCACCTCTTTTGTGTTTTGTGCTCCGGTCTCTGCGCCCCGGCCAGGCCGGAGAGCTGGTGACTCTGGGAacgggggtggggcggggtggaCACCCCTTCTGCAGATAACTGTTTGTCCTTTCACTTCAACTTCTGGGGATGCACGGCTGGGGGGCTGGGTGGGACGCGACGCCCACTTTTGGCGTCTCGCGTGAGGCCGGAGGGGAAAGGGTGCTGGGTGTGGGGTGCGGGGTGGGCTTCAGGTCGAGTGGCCTGCACCCCCAGAAAGGCCCAACGAGGAAACGGCAGCcctgtccttctctctcccctccgcCCAACCACCCTCCAGGGTGCAGGGTGACCATGAGAGCGCCCATTTGCCCCCTCGGGCCTTAGCTGATTAACCCAACATTTCCAAGAGGCCAAAACCTCCGGGACGAACTGAGCCCCCGACCGAGGGACGTCGCTGCCCGCTTTGGGAGTCCGCTACCCCCACTTCCAGCTGATTCTAAAATGTGAACCCCTATCTGACCGTCCAGCCTTTCCCTCCTGGGAAAGCCGGCTCGGGCTGGACGTTTCCCTCCTGTTGCAGAGCCCCCTCGCAGCCCGCGCCCACCCCTGCAGTGTTCCGCCCTGCCCCCCGTCGCCCTCGGCCGTCCTCGTTGGGCCTTTCTGGTTTCAGGCAGCAGGGGGCGCTGCGACGCCCGTCTTGCTGGAGCGCTTTATACTGTGAATGAGCGGCCGGACTGCGGGGTGCGCCGTGGGACTGACCCCCGACCCTCCAAACCCTTCCCTGGGCCTCCCTTCCCTCCaactgcctccttcctcccctcgaCGGGGAGTTAAACCCAACGGAGTGACAGTGATGCGTCCCAGTGGCCTTGCTCGGGCCCCAGACTCCTCCAAGGCCTTCTTCGCCTTCCCCAGCCTAGGACGCCAACTTCTCCCGCCCTGGAGCCCCGCATCCTCTCACAGAGGTCGAGGCAAATTTCCAGAGAAGTTTTCAGGGCCGAGGCTTTGGCCCCCTTTCCCTTCATATCTGAACCCCCAAATATTTTTGGACTGGCATACTTTAATTGGGGGCTGAGTTCCCACTACCCCACTCCATCCAGTTCCTCCAGCCCCAAATATGGGTCCTGGCTCCTCCCTCCAGCTTTCACCTCGTGAGAATTCCACGAGTtagatttctattttttaatattggGGAGATGGGCCCTACTGCCCCCCTCCCTTTGTGCTGCATGGAATACATTCCACACCCTGTCCTGGGTCCTTGGTTGCAATCCTAATCCCACCTCCTCCCCCCCAGGCTATTTATCCCTTCCCTGGTTCCCGGAAAGCACTTATATCtattatgtataaataaatatattatatatgagtgtgtgcgtgtgtgtgcgcctgcgtgcgtgcgtgcgtgtgtgcgtgcgtgcgagCTTCCTCGTTTGCTGTGGAGTTGGAAACTTTTGGGGATTGGAGTCCGACTTTCCGGCTGTCCCTCCCCTCACGGTCACTTTTTGTCCTTGTTGCCCCGGCCCTCTGgctgtcggagacagtccctgtatcttttctcagtctgttttgCTCTAACCTCTTTCTCACTGGCCTCGATGTGTCGTTAATCCTGGGTTTGTTGGGgacatgcatttttatttttgtgagtaAGTGTGACAATCTGTATCTTTGAAATTTCTGGGTGGGAATGTATGATCATCAGGAGAAAGGCCTGCCGCTGCCGACCACAATTCATTGACTCCATAGCCCCCTACCCTTGCTGTATTTGTGacgttgtgtgtatgtgtgtgtgtgtattttgcacCTGACCCCGGGGGTGCTGGGGCAGTCTAGCACTGAgcagctcccctccccccttgGTTCTGCACTGTCGCcaataaaaagctttaaaaaaaatctatctatcgGGCCTAAGTGTCTTTTTCCTGGGCATCTATTCCATTGCTCCCTTTCAGCAAGACAGAGTGACAGATACTTGTGAGGCCTCCCTGTGGTCCCAGGCTGAGCCGCCCACTGAGAGAAGTAAGGGGCAGAGAAGCGCGAGGTGCTGATCTAGCGAAAGACTTCTTGGTTCAGGACACCGGGAAAGCGAGGTGTGGTggggcacacttgtaatcccagcatttgggaggtggaggcaaggggATCAGGAGGTCAGGTAGAGGACAGATGCCAGGGGCAAAGACCTGCTCCGGAAAGGGGGGCAGGCGGAAGTGGGGAAGGAGAACGAGTGGCCCTCAGGGAGCTCCACAGAATACCGGTCTTCGAACACAGAGTCCCGGCGTGCTCTTGAAGGACTGGGCACACCAGAGGGGGCTCTGAGGTCTGGGGCCCCAGCTAGGTCCCCACCCTCGCTCCCCCGTCAACCCCGTGCTCCAGCAGCTGTGTGTCAAGGTCACCCTGGTCAGGGCTCCTCGTGAGGTGAGCCTGCAGGCTCGGCTCTGCTCCGGAACTCAGTAAGTTCACAGCGGCCGCAGGCCGAGCTCTCTACCGGCCGCCTCATGAGACTAGGGCTAACGGTGTGGCCACAGCTGTCCCCTGTCACCGCGCAGAGCCAGGCCGAGTCAGCAAGTGTGTGACTAAATCCACAAGCGAGCAAAGTGACTGGGCAAAGGAGCAGTTGACGGTAatcaggaggaggaaaagagactGCGAAGGCGAGGGGCTCAGCGAGCCTTGCAAAATGGGATAGATACTCCCGCCCGAAAGGTGGAATTGAACCACTCTGTCGCTAAACAGCTACAGGTTTGAAGCCTGCACCCCAGACCACTGAGGATCATCCGGGCAGGAAAACTTCCTTTCTACGGAGTATATAAAGACCAAGGAGAAGAAAAATTATCACTTATGGTGATTAATTAATCGAATAAAGGAAACGCTATAATTAATTCTGATGTTTTTACTCGACTTTTCACCTCTTATCGGAGCGTATTTTTCTTTGCCAAGTGTTCTGGAATGGCCTTACTAGCGGAAAACAAGAAGCCTCATTTGCATAGCGCCTTGCATTCTGGGAAGCGGCACCTACCTCGCCCACCTCCCTAGCCGAAGAGAACCGGAATTTCTCTGCAAACCGAAAAGTCAGCTGCAGCTTTTTgtgtgcctgtttgtttgtttgtttttgaagggaAAACTCCTCAGGCGGTACTTGGAAGCCCCTTCGGGGCAGAATTGGAGTGTTTCTGTGAGGGAGAGGCGCCTCGCCCTCGCGTCTAGTGGCGCGCGGCCGCAGAGCGACACCTGCTGTTCTCTTGTGGAACTGCAAGTGCGTCCCAAGGACCCAAACTTTCCACACTGGAAACCATCCCCATCCATCCCCGCATGTTTGggccagggaaactgaggcacagacacGGATAGCATCGCAGTCGAGCCCTGCAGCCCAGCTCCCTGGGGGAAATGAAGCCGACACCATCATTATTACTATGTAATTACCAacactggttttgttgttgtttccttgaGGTTTTTTGGGGGCCGGGGCCGGCTCTAactctagccttggctgtcttgaagtTCGTTATGCAGCCGGGGTTTGTCTGGACTTCGAAGCGAGCTCCCTgtctcggcctcccaagtgctgggagtttAAACCATCACCTACACGGAAGCTGAAACATCGAGGTTCTCTCCCAGAGCCCTCACTTCTGCCCTtgaacccccaccccaccctgctgGTCCTCCCGGACCACGTGGCCCCTCACCCTGGCCTCAAACGCCCCCACCCCGTACGGCCCCCCTGTCCTGACCCGGTTTAAACGGCAGtaagctgtctctgcctcccccgcCACACGCCGCCGAGCCCCCGCTGGCTTTTCGCTCACTGTCTGACTGCTTAGACGGTCTTTCACGGAGCCCCGGTTTCTCCCTAGGGCAGCGGCTCTCCGCCTTCCTCACTCTGCCACCCtctcctcacgttgtggtgacccccaaccagaaGACGATTTCCGTCGGTCCTTCACAGCTGGGATCTCGCTGATGTTAGGAAGCGTGAGGTAAAATGTCTTAGACGACCCCTGCGGAAGTGTCATCCCACCCCAAAAGGGTCGCGACCGCAAGCTGCCCTGGAGGAATCACGGTAGGTCGGCTCCCTGGACGGCCACTGGGGGGCGCTCGATGACGGCTACCTCAGGGCTCAAACTGTCAGGATGCTGGGCTAGGCCTGGGGGCTTTAGGGTTCTTGGAGCCATTATTCACCAGGGCCCTCCCCTCATCTCGATTCTTTGATGTAAACACTCTGACTTAGGAAAGATGTTACAGAAGGCATCTCTAGAAAGCAtaaagtaaactttaaaaaacaGTGTATTCTTGACCGTGCATGCATGCGGAAAAAATGACTTGCAGTTCCCTCCTGTGGGTTGGGGGATAACCTTTACCCTTTGGGCCACCTTGTCATTTTTGTGTGCATCTACGTATGGTCCTGGGGATGTGACCTATGACCTCTCCTCTCCGTTTCATCAGCTCGCTGCTGCACTGAGCAGCATTCCCACTGTGCAGACTCTGTCTATAACTCCTTCTCGGCACTTCCACATCTATTGCCTACAATGACATGTCCAGGAAGAGGTAAGGGATGAACTAACGAATCTTAACATTTTTGTGTTGTCTTTGCTGTTTATCTATTTCTGACAAACAGTACTGGCTTGCTTCCAAGGTGGCAAGTAACATTTCTTTATAAAAGTTACTTTATAAAGTAATATTTCTTTATAAaagatattttttccttttttattcttctACTTATTTATTGTGCTGAGGATGGAATTCAGGGCCCTTTGCAAGCTaagtctaccactgagccacactccagcccctcactgggggattctaggcaggggctccaccactgagttGCATACTTAGCCTTTGGTCTTTTGAGTCTTGCTACAGCTCAGTTTGGCTTTGAATTATGTAGCTGGCCTGGGAcacagttctgggattacaagtgtgtactaccatgtctggcttcccattgctttttttttctctctctctctcctgtgtcaGGCATCTCTGGGTATTAACCCCAGGGCCTTATATATGCTCTTCCACTGAACTACATGGATCTCACAAGGGAATGACTGACATTTGGAAAACAATATCATTATTGTAACTATCCAACTAATCTTAGAAGTTTCTAAAACTGAGCATTTCTGCTGGGTCACACTTGGAAAATGTACTTTTTGTATtcttgttatgtgtgtgtgtgtacacagaacATAGCacaatgtggaggtcagaggacaacatcaTGGGGACAggatttctgttttggttttcgtttttgtgttttgttgtttctggagacagcgtttctctgtgtagccttggtgtcctgcactcacttggtacaccaggttggccttgaacaaagcaatccacctgcctctgagtgctgacactaaaggcatgtgccaccacacctggcttcatggTGACAGTTTTGTCTTCCAACTTtattgcctttatttatttagttttttgttttttgttttttgtttttgagacaaggtttctctgtttagccttggctgtcctggactcgatttgtagaccaggctggccttaaactcacagagatccgcctgccactgcctccctgggtgctgggattacagatgtgtgccaacatagttccttccttcctttcttcttgtcATTATTTATCTTACGTGTTTTGTCTGCATTGCGCACCAAAGCGCATGCagttcctgcagaggccagaagaggacgtggaatcccctgagactggagtctgtgatggctgtgagccacttgtgggtgctggaaatcagaTCCTGGACCTCTGGAAGGAGAGTcgatgctcctaactgctgaccCATTCCCCAGGCCTGCATCCCTCTACTCTTACATAGGCTCCCCAGATCCAGCCCATTACCACCACGCAATGCTTTGACCTGCTGAGCTCTCTCACTGATCTTAaagctttttcctctttttattttatttttttggagacagggtttccctgtgtggccttgtagccttggctgtcctgggctggatttatagaccaggctggccttgaactgacagagatcagcctgcccctgcctctcaagtgctaggattacaggcctgtgccactgcgcccagctttcctttcttttttgagacagggtctgattatatagaccaggttgaccttgaacacaCCTAGATCCACTTCCCTctgtcatgcctggctttttaaatgCATGTGTGAGCGTGCAGGGTTCCCAGAGGTGGCACTCAGGCCATCAGCATAGAGGTCGGTCTTTTCGCCAGCCTCGAGAATGTATTTTCTAACTTTTTGGGGGAAGTTACTAAAGCGACACATGTTTATTATGGGTGTATTCAGATATGCAATGGAACACATGCGGAGCTGACAGACGAGGGGTCGGTTCTCTTTCTACTGTAGGGGATTCAAGTGATCCAACTCAGACTATCACGTCCTTTCCCAGATGAGCCATCTTGCATCCCTCCAAccatttctttttgttattgttt
This is a stretch of genomic DNA from Meriones unguiculatus strain TT.TT164.6M chromosome 1, Bangor_MerUng_6.1, whole genome shotgun sequence. It encodes these proteins:
- the Fosb gene encoding protein FosB isoform X1 encodes the protein MFQAFPGDYDSGSRCSSSPSAESQYLSSVDSFGSPPTAAASQECAGLGEMPGSFVPTVTAITTSQDLQWLVQPTLISSMAQSQGQPLASQPPAVDPYDMPGTSYSTPGLSAYGTGGASGSGGPSTSTTTSGPGPTRPARARPRRPREETLTPEEEEKRRVRRERNKLAAAKCRNRRRELTDRLQAETDQLEEEKAELESEIAELQKEKERLEFVLVAHKPGCKIPYEEGPGPGPLAEVRDLPGSTSAKEDGFGWLLPPPPPPPLPFQTSRDAPPNLTASLFTRSEVQALGDPFPVVSPSSYTSSFVLTCPEVSAFAGAQRTSGSEQPSDPLSSPSLLAL
- the Fosb gene encoding protein FosB isoform X2 produces the protein MFQAFPGDYDSGSRCSSSPSAESQYLSSVDSFGSPPTAAASQECAGLGEMPGSFVPTVTAITTSQDLQWLVQPTLISSMAQSQGQPLASQPPAVDPYDMPGTSYSTPGLSAYGTGGASGSGGPSTSTTTSGPGPTRPARARPRRPREETLTPEEEEKRRVRRERNKLAAAKCRNRRRELTDRLQAETDQLEEEKAELESEIAELQKEKERLEFVLVAHKPGCKIPYEEGPGPGPLAE